A region of Granulicella sibirica DNA encodes the following proteins:
- a CDS encoding M61 family metallopeptidase translates to MRVQAARIFAALATLAAATAFSQTTSQTPITLAVDLNDAPRKIIHATETIPVQPGDLTLVYPKWIPGEHMPSGPIDNMAGFVITGNGQRIKWERDKIEMFAFHLTVPAGVTTLDIRMDFLATAAAGFSAGASTSASLALLSWNELVVYPANTNAGDVMITPSITIPTGWKFGTALEPTSTGTSLTTAFKTVSLETLVDSPVLAGRYFREVPLAPEITPKHFLDMAGDGPEDIALSDEHIAQFSRLVRETGALYKSRHYGSYHFLVTLSDQVSHFGLEHHESSDDRVRENTFTDDQEFVLDGLLLPHEFTHSWNGKYRRPAGLATPNYQQPMIGDLLWVYEGLTEYLGDVLAARCGIWTPAQYRDRLAITAAYFDNRPGRTWRDLQDTATMAQVLYTTGGAYDNWRRGTDFYDEGELLWLDVDTTIREKTGGKKSINDFVAAFHGLNGNTPPRVVPYTFDDVVAGLNAVVPNDWSTFLHTRLDSNQPGAPLGGLTSGGYKLTYTDTPSAWSTIAESHTGPSFWYSLGMELNTKGEVQDVEVGGIADHSSIGPGMKILAVNSRAYTPALLRAAIRGSKGEGKPAIELIIENTGTYRVLSIAYHDGERFPQLVRVTGTPDRLDDILKPMTK, encoded by the coding sequence ATGCGCGTACAAGCAGCACGGATCTTCGCGGCATTGGCCACCCTGGCCGCCGCCACAGCCTTTAGCCAGACGACGAGCCAGACCCCCATCACCCTCGCCGTCGACCTCAACGATGCCCCCCGCAAGATCATCCACGCCACCGAGACCATCCCCGTCCAGCCCGGCGACCTTACCCTCGTCTATCCCAAGTGGATTCCCGGCGAGCACATGCCCTCCGGCCCCATCGACAACATGGCCGGCTTCGTCATCACCGGCAACGGCCAGCGCATCAAGTGGGAGCGGGACAAGATCGAAATGTTCGCCTTCCACCTCACCGTGCCAGCAGGTGTCACCACGCTCGACATCCGCATGGACTTCCTCGCCACCGCTGCGGCGGGCTTTTCCGCCGGAGCCTCCACCAGCGCCAGCCTGGCCCTCTTGAGTTGGAACGAGCTCGTCGTCTACCCCGCGAACACAAACGCCGGCGACGTCATGATCACGCCATCCATCACCATCCCCACCGGATGGAAGTTCGGCACCGCCCTCGAACCAACCTCGACCGGCACTTCCCTCACCACCGCTTTCAAGACCGTCTCCCTCGAAACCCTCGTCGACTCCCCTGTCCTCGCCGGACGCTACTTCCGCGAAGTCCCCCTCGCCCCCGAGATCACGCCCAAACACTTCCTTGACATGGCAGGTGACGGTCCCGAGGACATCGCCCTCTCCGACGAGCACATCGCCCAGTTCAGCCGCCTCGTCCGCGAGACTGGAGCCCTCTACAAGAGCCGCCACTACGGCTCCTATCACTTCCTCGTCACGCTCTCCGACCAGGTCTCGCACTTCGGTCTGGAACACCACGAGTCCTCCGACGACCGTGTCCGCGAAAATACCTTCACCGACGATCAGGAGTTCGTCCTCGACGGCCTCCTGCTGCCGCACGAGTTCACCCATAGCTGGAACGGCAAGTACCGCCGCCCCGCCGGCCTTGCCACGCCCAACTACCAGCAGCCCATGATCGGCGACCTCCTCTGGGTCTACGAGGGCCTCACCGAGTACCTCGGCGACGTGCTCGCCGCCCGCTGCGGCATCTGGACACCCGCGCAGTACCGCGACCGCCTCGCCATCACCGCGGCCTACTTCGATAACCGCCCTGGCCGCACCTGGCGCGACCTGCAGGACACCGCTACCATGGCCCAGGTCCTCTACACCACCGGGGGCGCCTACGATAACTGGCGTCGCGGCACCGACTTCTACGACGAAGGCGAACTCCTCTGGCTCGACGTCGACACCACCATTCGCGAGAAGACCGGCGGCAAGAAGTCCATCAACGACTTCGTCGCCGCCTTTCACGGTCTCAACGGCAACACCCCGCCCCGCGTCGTTCCCTACACCTTCGACGACGTCGTAGCCGGTCTCAACGCCGTCGTCCCCAACGACTGGTCCACCTTCCTCCACACCCGCCTCGATTCGAACCAGCCCGGTGCTCCGCTCGGGGGCCTCACCAGCGGCGGCTACAAGCTCACCTACACCGACACCCCAAGCGCCTGGTCGACGATCGCCGAATCCCACACCGGTCCGTCCTTCTGGTACTCCCTCGGCATGGAGCTCAACACCAAGGGCGAAGTCCAGGACGTCGAGGTCGGCGGAATCGCGGACCACTCCTCCATCGGCCCGGGCATGAAGATCCTCGCCGTCAACAGCCGCGCCTACACACCCGCACTCTTACGCGCGGCCATCCGCGGTTCGAAGGGCGAAGGCAAACCTGCCATCGAACTCATCATCGAGAACACTGGAACCTACCGCGTGCTATCCATTGCCTACCACGATGGCGAACGCTTCCCCCAACTCGTCCGCGTCACGGGCACACCAGACCGTCTGGACGACATCCTGAAACCCATGACCAAGTAG
- a CDS encoding sodium:solute symporter family protein, translating into MSIYAVILGLIVIVLLTVSLTRISKVKTKADYLVAGRSLPAFVLVFTLLSSWIGSGSLLGGAENAYRHGFAALWQGGGGWAGLVLIYFIAPRARKFAQYTIPDLLEARYNQTARVLGVIAVLFTYTAITSYQLIGGGDILHLVFPDTVSAVLGRWIIAGFVILFTAIAGMSSVAYMDVAIGLLTTVTMICALPVLIHQAGGWAQVHAALPATHFQVLGDFSLIQALELFLPTCLLMLGNQSMYQKFFSAKSEKDATRAVVGWVIGTVILETIIVAIALVGSVLFPTGDVHDHPREILAYTGMHGLNPAAMPGGMGSTVAGNLHATLQPYALGGSMLTLLGALLVGAIFAKIISTANNYLFSPSTNLVNDIFVRYMKPEASNKQILLVSRLMVVLLGLWALYQALHTDSVLKKTLYAYTIYSAALTPVILAAFYWKRATASAAVASIGTGTFVTVFWDSAFIHDHLPQIVSERDAIFPALIASLLCLLIVSLATKPPSAEQLKPFLEA; encoded by the coding sequence ATGAGTATTTACGCGGTAATCCTCGGCCTGATCGTCATCGTGCTTCTCACCGTTTCGCTTACCCGCATCAGCAAGGTGAAGACGAAGGCGGACTACCTCGTGGCGGGGAGGTCGCTGCCGGCGTTCGTGCTCGTGTTTACCTTGTTGTCGAGCTGGATCGGGTCGGGGTCGCTGCTTGGCGGGGCGGAGAACGCGTATCGGCATGGGTTTGCGGCATTGTGGCAGGGAGGCGGTGGATGGGCCGGGCTTGTCCTCATCTACTTCATCGCGCCGCGTGCGCGGAAGTTCGCACAGTACACGATTCCCGATCTGCTGGAGGCGCGGTACAACCAGACGGCGCGTGTGCTTGGGGTGATCGCGGTGCTGTTTACCTATACGGCGATTACGAGTTATCAGCTCATCGGCGGCGGGGACATTCTGCATCTCGTCTTTCCGGATACGGTTTCGGCGGTGCTTGGCCGGTGGATCATTGCCGGGTTCGTGATTCTGTTTACGGCGATCGCGGGGATGTCGTCGGTCGCGTACATGGATGTGGCGATCGGGCTCCTGACGACGGTGACGATGATCTGCGCGCTTCCGGTGCTGATCCACCAGGCGGGGGGATGGGCGCAGGTCCATGCTGCTCTGCCGGCGACGCACTTCCAGGTGCTTGGGGACTTCTCGCTGATCCAGGCGCTGGAGCTGTTTCTGCCGACTTGCCTGTTGATGCTTGGCAACCAGAGCATGTATCAGAAGTTTTTCTCGGCGAAGAGCGAGAAGGACGCGACGCGGGCGGTGGTGGGATGGGTGATCGGGACGGTGATCCTGGAGACGATCATCGTGGCGATCGCGCTGGTGGGGTCAGTCTTGTTTCCGACGGGCGATGTGCATGACCACCCGCGGGAGATCCTGGCGTACACGGGCATGCATGGGCTGAACCCGGCGGCGATGCCGGGCGGGATGGGGTCGACCGTAGCGGGAAATCTGCACGCAACCTTGCAGCCGTACGCGCTTGGCGGGTCGATGTTGACGCTGCTTGGGGCGTTGCTGGTGGGGGCGATCTTCGCGAAGATCATCTCGACGGCGAATAACTATTTATTTTCTCCCTCGACGAACCTGGTCAACGACATCTTCGTGCGATATATGAAGCCTGAGGCTTCGAATAAACAGATTCTGCTGGTGAGCCGGTTGATGGTGGTGCTGCTTGGGCTTTGGGCGCTGTACCAGGCGCTGCATACGGATTCGGTGCTGAAGAAGACGCTGTATGCATACACGATCTACTCGGCGGCGCTGACGCCGGTGATCCTGGCGGCGTTCTATTGGAAACGGGCGACGGCATCGGCGGCGGTGGCGAGCATCGGGACGGGAACGTTCGTGACGGTGTTCTGGGATTCGGCGTTTATCCATGATCATCTGCCTCAGATCGTCAGCGAACGGGACGCTATCTTTCCAGCGCTGATCGCTTCGCTGCTCTGCCTGCTCATTGTGTCGCTCGCCACGAAACCTCCCAGCGCGGAACAGTTGAAGCCATTTCTCGAAGCGTAG
- a CDS encoding MBL fold metallo-hydrolase, with protein sequence MRSVNRVSSRPFRVRKLQQLWRLVQESHECPLTGEPRKPELVGPGELGVTFIGHSSFLLQIGGKNVLIDPVFAKRLVVLRRQRRPGVQIADLPAIDVVFLTHAHMDHLNIPSLRAVARATRRLHGTAPVVVVPNGVEDLVRTLGFSRVETMSWWEERVVEGLHVTMTPCQHWGARMFKDTHREFGGYCIRPDGGGMSVYHSGDTAYFGGFREIGARLRPDVALMPVGAYFPDSYRSVHTSPEEAVRGFLETGAEWMVPMHYGTFRLGREPMEEPIERLAAESARLGLEGRVRVVAEGETMRISGKNDGTAETNYASRDAVGASKRA encoded by the coding sequence ATGCGTTCGGTAAATCGAGTGAGTTCGCGACCGTTTCGAGTGAGGAAGCTGCAGCAGCTCTGGCGGCTTGTGCAGGAGAGCCATGAATGCCCGCTGACAGGTGAGCCTCGCAAGCCGGAACTCGTGGGGCCGGGCGAGCTTGGGGTGACGTTCATCGGGCATTCGTCGTTTCTTCTGCAGATCGGCGGAAAGAATGTGCTGATCGATCCGGTGTTTGCCAAGCGGCTTGTGGTCTTGCGGCGGCAGCGTCGGCCCGGGGTGCAGATCGCGGATCTCCCGGCAATCGACGTGGTCTTTCTGACCCACGCGCATATGGATCATTTGAATATTCCCTCGCTGCGTGCGGTGGCGCGGGCTACGCGTCGTCTTCACGGGACGGCTCCGGTGGTCGTGGTTCCGAACGGCGTTGAAGATCTGGTGCGAACCCTGGGCTTTTCGCGTGTCGAGACGATGAGCTGGTGGGAGGAGCGTGTCGTCGAGGGGCTGCATGTGACGATGACGCCGTGCCAGCACTGGGGCGCTCGCATGTTCAAGGACACGCATCGCGAGTTTGGCGGGTATTGCATACGGCCCGACGGCGGCGGTATGAGTGTGTACCACTCGGGCGATACGGCTTACTTTGGCGGCTTCCGCGAGATCGGGGCGAGGCTGCGTCCGGACGTGGCGCTTATGCCCGTCGGAGCATATTTTCCCGATAGCTACCGCAGCGTGCATACGAGCCCGGAAGAGGCGGTGCGAGGCTTCCTCGAGACAGGTGCGGAGTGGATGGTTCCGATGCACTACGGAACGTTCCGGCTGGGGCGTGAGCCGATGGAGGAGCCGATCGAACGGCTCGCGGCGGAGTCGGCTCGGCTTGGCCTCGAAGGTCGCGTGCGGGTTGTTGCCGAGGGTGAAACCATGCGAATTTCTGGCAAAAACGATGGTACGGCTGAAACGAATTATGCTTCCCGCGATGCGGTGGGTGCATCCAAACGAGCATGA
- a CDS encoding aldo/keto reductase, with protein MSNATINSVSKTFKIGGDLEVNRLGFGAMRITGEGVWGPPKDVEGAKAVLRKAVELGVNFIDTADAYGPQVSEQLIGEALSPYKRGVIVATKGGLTRQGPNKWLPVGRPEYLRQEVELSLRALKVDTIDLWQLHRIDPKVPVEESLKEIAKLQKEGKIRHVGLSEVKPHEIDQARKVIEIVSVQNQYNIGDRKHEDVVDYCTKHNLAFIPWFPVAAGKLAQPGGKLDEAAKKHNATVGQLSLAWLLQRSPVMLPIPGTSSIAHLEENVAAADVTLSAEEWKDIESAA; from the coding sequence ATGAGCAACGCAACCATCAATTCGGTGAGCAAGACATTCAAAATCGGCGGCGATCTGGAAGTGAATCGCCTTGGATTCGGAGCAATGCGCATCACGGGCGAGGGTGTCTGGGGTCCGCCAAAGGATGTGGAAGGCGCGAAGGCCGTGCTGCGCAAGGCAGTCGAGCTTGGTGTGAACTTCATCGATACCGCCGACGCCTACGGCCCGCAGGTGAGCGAGCAGTTGATTGGCGAGGCGCTTTCGCCTTACAAGAGGGGCGTCATCGTCGCGACCAAAGGCGGCCTGACGCGGCAGGGGCCGAACAAGTGGCTCCCGGTCGGGCGTCCCGAGTACCTTCGGCAGGAGGTTGAACTCAGCCTTCGTGCGCTGAAGGTGGACACGATCGATCTGTGGCAGTTGCACCGCATCGACCCCAAGGTTCCGGTCGAGGAGTCGCTGAAGGAGATTGCCAAGCTGCAGAAGGAGGGCAAGATCCGCCACGTCGGTCTATCCGAAGTGAAACCTCACGAGATCGATCAGGCGCGTAAGGTGATCGAGATCGTCAGCGTGCAGAACCAGTACAACATCGGCGACCGCAAGCACGAGGACGTGGTCGACTACTGCACAAAGCATAACCTGGCGTTCATCCCGTGGTTCCCCGTAGCGGCCGGTAAGCTGGCGCAGCCGGGCGGCAAGCTCGATGAGGCCGCGAAGAAGCATAACGCGACTGTCGGACAGCTTTCGCTGGCGTGGCTGCTGCAGCGCTCGCCTGTGATGCTTCCAATCCCGGGAACATCGAGCATCGCGCACCTCGAGGAGAACGTCGCCGCCGCCGATGTGACGTTGTCGGCCGAGGAGTGGAAAGACATAGAGAGCGCTGCGTAA
- a CDS encoding bactofilin family protein encodes MWKPNQPGSPNPQTPEPIRPSTPASTFEAPSRPAAPSVSTPSAAAPSGEQATIGKSLIVKGELSGSESLYIDGKVEGAINLPGNRVTVGRNGQVAANILAREVVVLGKVRGNIQASDRVDIRSEGSLTGDVTAARISIEDGAFFKGGIDIRKPGAAETSKTSVSQPEPVAVDA; translated from the coding sequence ATGTGGAAACCGAACCAGCCCGGAAGCCCGAATCCCCAAACCCCAGAGCCGATCCGTCCTTCGACCCCGGCATCCACCTTCGAGGCTCCGTCGCGGCCTGCGGCGCCAAGTGTCTCCACCCCGTCGGCTGCCGCTCCGTCCGGCGAGCAGGCGACGATCGGCAAGTCGCTCATCGTAAAAGGCGAGCTGTCCGGTTCGGAGTCGCTGTACATCGACGGCAAGGTCGAGGGTGCGATCAATCTTCCCGGGAACCGCGTGACCGTTGGCCGCAACGGCCAGGTGGCGGCGAACATCCTGGCCCGCGAAGTCGTTGTGCTGGGTAAGGTTCGCGGCAACATTCAGGCAAGCGACCGCGTGGACATCCGCAGCGAAGGCTCGCTGACGGGCGACGTCACGGCGGCGCGTATCTCGATCGAAGACGGCGCATTCTTCAAGGGAGGCATCGACATCCGCAAGCCGGGCGCGGCGGAGACATCCAAGACTTCCGTTTCGCAGCCTGAGCCGGTCGCTGTCGACGCTTAG
- a CDS encoding DUF2752 domain-containing protein codes for MKAIYAANLAIATSVVALAVLAVHPQSRFYPPCPIYQLLHIQCPGCGATRALADLLHGQLREAFRANALFVLALPVIFLYAAQTYRRLLAGEPDIWPKLPTTILYPALALTLCFTLARSVLVF; via the coding sequence ATGAAGGCGATTTACGCGGCGAACCTTGCTATCGCCACGTCCGTGGTGGCTCTGGCTGTGCTTGCCGTTCACCCGCAGAGCCGCTTCTATCCGCCCTGCCCTATCTACCAGCTTCTCCACATTCAGTGCCCGGGGTGCGGTGCGACCCGGGCACTCGCTGACTTGCTCCATGGCCAACTGCGCGAGGCTTTTCGTGCGAATGCCTTGTTCGTCCTGGCGCTTCCGGTAATCTTCTTGTACGCAGCGCAGACCTACCGCCGCCTGCTCGCGGGAGAGCCCGACATCTGGCCGAAGCTGCCGACGACGATCCTCTATCCGGCCCTCGCTCTTACCCTCTGCTTCACCCTTGCCCGCAGCGTCCTCGTGTTCTAG
- a CDS encoding DUF4339 domain-containing protein yields MLYQVSRNGQIYGPYALEDLARYVESGNVQLTDMAKSEEMADWVPVSQILGVASTPSPGAPPYEPIGGSYPPPQYTAPIPGAWDAPPNLSWGLVLLFGFLTCTVFMYIWNLIMAAWVNRVVPESKVLILYIAGTVLMILQVFAGAKFNMALGGGYHTHPDFTQGFGGPYASITFVCWIVRLIARFAMRNTLERHFNTTDPVGLRLSGVMTFFFGGVYFQYHINRINDIKRAMSYRAGY; encoded by the coding sequence ATGCTCTACCAGGTTTCCCGCAACGGCCAGATCTACGGTCCCTATGCCCTCGAAGATCTCGCCCGCTACGTCGAGTCCGGCAACGTGCAGCTTACCGACATGGCAAAGAGCGAGGAGATGGCGGACTGGGTGCCAGTCTCGCAGATCCTCGGCGTCGCGAGCACGCCCTCGCCCGGTGCTCCGCCCTACGAGCCGATCGGCGGCAGCTACCCACCTCCGCAGTACACGGCACCCATCCCAGGAGCCTGGGATGCTCCGCCAAACCTGAGTTGGGGCCTCGTCCTGCTGTTCGGCTTCCTCACCTGCACCGTCTTCATGTACATCTGGAACCTCATCATGGCGGCGTGGGTCAACCGCGTCGTGCCCGAAAGCAAGGTGCTGATTCTCTACATCGCCGGGACCGTCCTGATGATCCTCCAGGTCTTTGCTGGAGCGAAGTTCAACATGGCGCTGGGTGGCGGCTACCACACGCATCCCGACTTCACCCAGGGCTTCGGTGGCCCTTACGCCAGCATCACCTTCGTCTGCTGGATCGTCCGCCTCATCGCACGCTTCGCCATGCGCAATACTCTCGAGCGCCACTTCAACACGACAGACCCCGTCGGGCTCCGGCTCTCTGGCGTGATGACCTTCTTCTTCGGCGGGGTCTACTTCCAGTACCATATCAACCGCATCAACGACATCAAGCGCGCCATGAGCTATCGGGCGGGCTACTGA
- a CDS encoding rhamnogalacturonidase produces MKTPATRTSDSSRRDLLKLSGLGLAAAAATLPSSAFAGAQSGAASPLLFDVRIYGATGNGKSVDTAAINKAIEAAAAAGGGTVFFPAGNYLSFSIHLRSFVHLYLAQGAVLIAADSPKPGETTGYQGGTYDPAEPNTSITYGSLETYQDFGHNHWHNSLLWGENLHDLSITGPGRIWGRGLSHGRGRDKLDVPFVAEQAGVGNKVIALKNCYNVIFRDFQILKAGHFGMLLTGVDNLTIDNLTIDTDRDGMDIDCCKNVRVSNCTVNSPWDDGICPKSSFSLGYNRPTENLTITNCFVTGTYQMGTVLDGTWKKFPEGYDVPRTGRIKCGTESNGGFKNITISNCVFEGCMGLALESEDGALCEDITVSNITMRDIVYAPLFVRLGSRLRGPKQVTQVGTARRILISNVTSYNAGSRVSSIFSGIPGYSIEDVKIANVLHQHKGGGTAAMAALVPPENEAKYPDPGMFGTTASHGFLFRHVNRLELSHVEIQPMVPDARPSFSLLDVHRADFYAITAPTSPTAFALNKVTDLRILFSRAAPDTHLDTADNKTI; encoded by the coding sequence ATGAAAACCCCCGCTACAAGAACCTCAGACTCTTCCCGCCGCGATCTCCTCAAGCTCTCCGGACTCGGTCTCGCCGCCGCCGCGGCCACACTCCCCTCTTCGGCCTTCGCGGGAGCGCAGAGCGGCGCGGCCTCGCCGCTGCTCTTCGACGTGCGCATCTACGGCGCGACCGGCAACGGCAAGTCTGTCGACACCGCCGCCATCAACAAGGCCATCGAAGCGGCTGCGGCAGCCGGAGGCGGCACGGTCTTCTTCCCTGCCGGCAACTATCTCTCGTTCTCGATCCACCTCCGCAGCTTTGTCCATCTCTATCTGGCGCAGGGAGCCGTCCTCATCGCGGCCGACTCGCCCAAGCCAGGCGAGACCACCGGCTACCAGGGAGGCACCTACGATCCCGCCGAGCCCAACACCTCCATTACCTACGGAAGCCTCGAGACCTACCAGGACTTCGGCCACAATCACTGGCACAATTCCCTCCTCTGGGGCGAGAACCTTCACGACCTCTCCATCACCGGACCCGGCCGCATCTGGGGTCGCGGCCTCTCGCACGGCCGCGGACGCGACAAGCTCGACGTCCCCTTCGTCGCCGAACAGGCAGGGGTCGGCAACAAGGTCATCGCTCTGAAGAATTGCTACAACGTGATCTTCCGCGACTTCCAGATCCTCAAGGCTGGCCACTTCGGCATGCTGCTTACCGGCGTCGACAACCTCACCATCGACAACCTCACCATCGATACCGACCGCGACGGTATGGACATCGACTGCTGCAAGAACGTCCGCGTCTCGAACTGCACCGTCAACTCGCCGTGGGACGACGGCATCTGCCCCAAGTCGAGCTTCTCCCTCGGCTACAACCGCCCCACCGAAAACCTCACCATCACCAACTGCTTCGTCACCGGAACGTACCAGATGGGGACGGTCCTCGACGGCACCTGGAAGAAGTTCCCCGAGGGCTACGACGTCCCACGCACCGGACGCATCAAGTGCGGCACCGAGTCGAACGGCGGCTTCAAGAACATCACCATCTCGAACTGCGTCTTCGAAGGCTGCATGGGTCTTGCGCTCGAGAGCGAAGATGGCGCGCTCTGCGAGGACATCACCGTCTCGAACATCACCATGCGCGACATCGTCTACGCGCCCCTCTTCGTTCGCCTCGGCTCACGTCTGCGCGGACCAAAGCAGGTGACGCAGGTCGGCACCGCCCGCCGCATCCTCATCAGCAACGTCACCTCGTACAACGCCGGCTCGCGCGTCTCGTCGATCTTCAGCGGCATCCCCGGCTACTCCATCGAAGACGTCAAGATCGCCAACGTGCTTCACCAGCACAAAGGAGGAGGCACGGCGGCGATGGCCGCGCTCGTCCCACCCGAGAACGAAGCCAAGTACCCCGATCCCGGCATGTTCGGAACGACCGCTTCGCATGGCTTCCTCTTCCGCCACGTCAATCGGCTGGAGTTGAGCCACGTCGAGATTCAGCCCATGGTTCCCGACGCGCGCCCGTCCTTCTCTCTGCTCGACGTCCATCGCGCAGACTTCTATGCCATCACCGCGCCGACAAGCCCAACCGCCTTCGCGCTCAACAAGGTGACCGACCTGCGCATCCTCTTTAGCCGTGCCGCGCCCGACACGCATCTCGACACCGCCGATAACAAGACCATCTAG
- a CDS encoding amidohydrolase family protein — MRPKLLDIGAGRIAAMDEAGIDLQVLSLAALGFDDLDADMATPLTREINDEVAEAVKANPGRFAAFASLALQDPDSAAQELERCVSKLGFVGTMLDGTTDGLFLDDKSYTPVFEAAAHLGVPIYLHPAPPPAAVQKAYYSGLAELGQLLSIAGWGWHAETGLHTLRLIVSGVFDRFPDLQLIIGHMGEGLPYALARSSAVLSRAATLRQSVAEYFKTNIHITTSGYFTQPPLRCALDVVGIDRTMFSIDYPFSPNTHGRKYLDELAGMLAPEDLASLAHGNAERLLRLPVQN; from the coding sequence ATGCGGCCGAAACTGCTCGATATCGGTGCGGGCAGGATTGCCGCGATGGACGAGGCAGGCATCGACCTGCAGGTGCTCTCGCTTGCGGCTTTGGGTTTCGATGACCTTGATGCGGACATGGCGACGCCGCTTACCCGGGAGATCAACGACGAGGTAGCCGAGGCGGTAAAGGCGAACCCGGGCCGCTTCGCCGCGTTTGCAAGCCTGGCATTGCAGGATCCCGATTCCGCTGCCCAGGAACTGGAACGCTGCGTGAGCAAGCTCGGCTTCGTGGGGACGATGCTAGACGGGACAACCGATGGCCTCTTTCTCGACGACAAGAGCTACACTCCCGTCTTCGAGGCTGCCGCGCATCTCGGCGTGCCGATCTATCTGCATCCCGCCCCTCCACCTGCAGCCGTTCAAAAGGCGTATTACTCTGGCCTGGCTGAGCTTGGACAGCTCCTTTCGATCGCGGGGTGGGGATGGCACGCGGAGACGGGCTTGCATACGTTGAGGTTGATCGTCTCCGGAGTCTTTGATCGATTCCCGGACCTGCAACTGATCATCGGACACATGGGCGAGGGCCTGCCCTACGCGCTGGCGCGGTCAAGTGCTGTCCTTTCTCGCGCCGCCACCCTGCGTCAATCGGTAGCGGAGTACTTCAAGACCAACATCCACATCACGACGAGTGGCTACTTCACCCAGCCGCCACTACGGTGCGCGTTGGACGTCGTCGGGATCGACCGCACGATGTTCTCGATCGACTACCCGTTCAGCCCGAACACCCACGGGAGGAAGTATCTCGACGAACTTGCTGGCATGCTCGCACCGGAGGATCTGGCGAGCCTGGCGCACGGAAATGCGGAGAGGCTTCTCAGGCTTCCGGTTCAGAACTGA